The DNA window AAAATACATATTTGGCGTTTGATTCTCTTATTGCAATGTTATTTGCAGCACCGAAACCTTTATTTTCCTTATTTTTCAACAATTTAACCTGTGGAAAATCCTGTTCTATCATTTCAGAAGAACAATCATGAGAATTGTTATCAACAACACATACCTCAAAATCAACTCCCTCTGTTTTTTCAAAAATCGATTTCAGACAATTTCTTGTGAGTTCTTTTGTGTTGTAATTTACTATTATTATTGATATATCCATCTGTTTTATACTCTTAAATCTTCTCTTTTTAGCTGTTAGTCTACATTGTAAATAATTTCACCGGTATTTATTAATGATTTTTCCGTTTTATCAAGGTTTAGCAGTAACTTTTCTGCATAATTTTTATAAATTATATAATTTATAAATTGCGCAAATAAACCTCCAACAGCAATAGAATATATGCCCATGCTGCTTTTCAGCAAATATACAAAAACAAAAAATGTTAATATAAACAAGGTATTTGCCATGATAGCTATTTGACTTTTTTTAGCGGTAAAAATAGTTAAAATATAAGGAGCTTCAATTAAAACAACTAAAGACCACGGACATAAAGACAAAAAGATGTAATTGATATTTATGAGATCATTGTCAGATAATTTTCCCATAGAAATTATTTTTAACGCTGTGGGTATCGCAAAAAAAGATAAAACAATTCCAATAAACATTAAAATAATTGAACCTTTCAAGAATTTTCTCATTTCTTCTTTTATTTTTCTTACATTTTTATCAACCCAAAAATTTGTCAGGTTCGTCTTGAGAATTTTTGAAGACGGACCAATAGTTAACAGTTTTAATGTGTCAATAATTTTTTTGGCATAATAAAAATATGATACAAAGCCGGCTGGCATGGTTACAAGCATATTATTAACAGCTATTGGCAGCAGTACATTATAAATATTATCTCCTAATCGAGTGCTGAAACTATTTTTAAAAAAAGGTTTTACCTCGGAATGATAAAAAACAAATTTAAACGGCACAATTTTTTTTGCTATAAAAATAGTTCCTGCTACAGCTGCTAAAACCCAACCGAAAACTTGCCCGTATGCAAGATAAATTATATTGTTGCAGTTCAAAAAATAAACTGTCAGCTGTGCAATAACAATAAATAAATTTGGTAAAGAAGATAAAATATAAGGAATTGAAAACCTCATTTCTGCATTCAAAAGCCTTTCATTGAGGGCATTAACAGGCATAAAAACCAAACCTGACAATAATATCGGAAATATGTTTTTTAAGGACTCAAGCCGCTGCGGATCTATATTGAAAACAAAAACCTTAAAAACAAAATTTCCAAGTAAATACAAAATTACTATGGAGACTATCCCGATAACACAAGATAAAAACAAATTGGCGTTATAAAAATCATTTGATTTATCAACAGCTGTCTTTTTTAAGTCCGTATAAAAAACCATAAATTGCTCAAAAAATACCAGCTGAAGAAGTTGGATTGTCATCACAATTGAAGTTGCTAATAAATAAGCATCAACCTGTTTTGATATCCCGAAAACTTTTATTAAAAGCAATGCATTTACGGCATTTAAGAGTATTTGAATTAAGATCAAAAAATTATATTTAATATTAAACATTGAGTTTTCTCTTTTTTATTGCTTCATTCAGAAAATTTTCTTTTGCCAAAACCATTCCGAATAGTATATACATCATTATTTTCATATAAGTATTATAGTAAAAAAACCCTCCGATACTGCTCGTAAAAATAGTTATAAGAAATAAGAAAACCGACATATTTAATTTTCTATAATAGCCTTTATATTTTTTAAAATTTTCAAAAAACTTTTTACACATAAAAATAAAAAAGGAAAACAAAATAACTGCACCAATTATCCCCATTTCTTCAACCGCCAGCAAATAATAATTATGCGCAAACATATATCCATGTTCCTGCGCAAAAATATTTGGAGGTAGCAATGGATCAATAAGTACCCAGTATGAATTTAATCCCGCACCAATCCATAAATATTTAATATTATTTGTAAATGCAGCTATCGGATAACTCCAAATGAAAAATCTGTCAGATACAGTTGTTTCGACTGTTTTAACAAATGATGTATTTGCCACTATAACCGAAACAATTGAGGTTATAGTGGCAAATACAGCTACTTTGCCTAAAGCTTCCTTTCTATCCTTACTGTTATAATAATAATAAATTAATCCGCATACAAAAAGAGCTAATATGCTTTCTTTTGAATATCCCATATAAATTGCAACCAACAATATTGCCGGAATTATATTTCTTTTTTTTGTATTAATGAACTTCAAAAAAGGAAGAATCAAAAGTAATATATCTACTAAAAATTCCGGCAGCATTCCATTTCCTCCAAAAGTTCCCCATGCATGCCAAACAATTTTAGGACCTATTCCCAAATAACCCAAATATCCTCTTTCCGATTGAAATGTTGCGCCAAATTCACCAGTAGTAGATTGTAATATACCTATTAGTGATTGAAATAATGCTGTAAAAAGAAAAGCCTTAATAATTTTAGACCAGGAAGTTTGTTTTGTTCTTATCAGGTAAACAGTAATATAAAAAACAAATATAGCTTCAAGAAATTTAAACGAAGTCAGTATGCCTGTGTTGGAAAGAGAGGTAATTCCGGTAATGAAATATAATATTAAAAGAACTATATTCCATTTATCTATACTTGTTTTCAAACTCACCCGCCGGTCATTAATTAATAAATTTAACCCTACAGAGAGTATGCAAATTAAAATTAAAATATCATTTGCCGAAAAACTAATCGGCAGAACTCTTAATCTATCTGGAAAAGTAATTGTGAAAATTACTAAATAATAGCAATATTGAGGCTTAACAAGAAGAAAAACAAGGACGAGGGCGCCCAAAAAAGAAAGCAATAGGTAATGGACAGGAAAAAACAAAATTAACGATCCGAAAACAAATGCTATAAGAATAAATATTTTATCCAGCTTATTAAATTTATTCATAAATTATTATGTACTTATTTAATTTTTTGCTTAAGTTATACAAAAATTAAAAACTGTTTTTCAGCTTAAAACTATTATCGATGCATAAAATAAGTTTGTCAAAATAATTTTCTATGAAGCAACTCTGGACAATCTTTACACAAGTCTGGAGTACTTATACATAAGTCTGGACTATCTTTTCATAAATTATAATTTTTTTCAGCTTATACAAAGTCTTTAGGCATAAATAAATTCTTAACCAATTAAACTATCTTAACGCTTTATTCCCTAA is part of the bacterium genome and encodes:
- a CDS encoding lipid II flippase MurJ, translating into MFNIKYNFLILIQILLNAVNALLLIKVFGISKQVDAYLLATSIVMTIQLLQLVFFEQFMVFYTDLKKTAVDKSNDFYNANLFLSCVIGIVSIVILYLLGNFVFKVFVFNIDPQRLESLKNIFPILLSGLVFMPVNALNERLLNAEMRFSIPYILSSLPNLFIVIAQLTVYFLNCNNIIYLAYGQVFGWVLAAVAGTIFIAKKIVPFKFVFYHSEVKPFFKNSFSTRLGDNIYNVLLPIAVNNMLVTMPAGFVSYFYYAKKIIDTLKLLTIGPSSKILKTNLTNFWVDKNVRKIKEEMRKFLKGSIILMFIGIVLSFFAIPTALKIISMGKLSDNDLININYIFLSLCPWSLVVLIEAPYILTIFTAKKSQIAIMANTLFILTFFVFVYLLKSSMGIYSIAVGGLFAQFINYIIYKNYAEKLLLNLDKTEKSLINTGEIIYNVD
- a CDS encoding O-antigen ligase family protein; protein product: MKTSIDKWNIVLLILYFITGITSLSNTGILTSFKFLEAIFVFYITVYLIRTKQTSWSKIIKAFLFTALFQSLIGILQSTTGEFGATFQSERGYLGYLGIGPKIVWHAWGTFGGNGMLPEFLVDILLLILPFLKFINTKKRNIIPAILLVAIYMGYSKESILALFVCGLIYYYYNSKDRKEALGKVAVFATITSIVSVIVANTSFVKTVETTVSDRFFIWSYPIAAFTNNIKYLWIGAGLNSYWVLIDPLLPPNIFAQEHGYMFAHNYYLLAVEEMGIIGAVILFSFFIFMCKKFFENFKKYKGYYRKLNMSVFLFLITIFTSSIGGFFYYNTYMKIMMYILFGMVLAKENFLNEAIKKRKLNV